Proteins from a single region of Anticarsia gemmatalis isolate Benzon Research Colony breed Stoneville strain chromosome 30, ilAntGemm2 primary, whole genome shotgun sequence:
- the RNF220 gene encoding ring finger protein 220 → MLPILMYNNMEGGSNSLNNTPNSSFNQYDDSIILNCVRNRKKVTELPNCPVCSCTIRQGELDSHLALEVERLQKLSGSGSKRRLSANSSGSSANLAVPGSSTSVDVPEDEVDVSGCLGSDVYQRVHSNRLRRLRARRRSTPPPQAQNGECPVCNTLLPVSKLQRHALRCLKRTGAELDEDVPDTSSEEGSIDVENDEPAGGSFGAEYRWCGEWRVRAAALQSSDARPATCVRRVSNDQALVVDGDEDTELYGPPQYSPSRIAPDADLTPADTQEEMEDDLPEDDKIVPQEETPKCNGLVEASAETRIMALKARIRELERKANRGGEMKCLICLGAYASPTVSIQCWHVYCEVCWLQSLRAKKICPQCNAITTAQHLRRIYM, encoded by the exons ATGTTACCAATTTTGATGTATAATAACATGGAAGGGGGTTCTAATTCGTTAAATAATACACCTAACTCTAGTTTTAATCAGTACGAtgatagtataatattaaattgtgtgAGAAATCGTAAAAAAGTGACTGAATTACCAAATTGTCCAGTGTGTAGTTGTACGATAAGACAGGGCGAATTGGACTCTCATTTGGCTTTAGAGGTTGAAAGACTGCAGAAATTGTCTGGTAGTGGTTCTAAAAGGAGGCTTAGTGCTAATTCTAGTGGTTCTAGTGCAAATTTAGCTGTTCCTGGATCTAGTACGAGTGTTGATGTTCCTGAAGATGAAGTAGATGTGTCCGGCTGTTTGGGAAGTGATGTTTACCAA CGAGTACATTCCAATCGTCTCCGTCGGCTCAGAGCTCGTAGACGCAGCACACCGCCTCCGCAAGCACAGAACGGAGAATGTCCCGTTTGTAACACCCTGTTACCTGTGTCCAAACTACAACGACATGCGTTGAGGTGTCTGAAGCGAACCGGCGCGGAGTTGGATGAGGATGTGCCTGATACTAGCTCGGAGGAAGGCAGTATCGATGTGGAG aacGACGAGCCGGCGGGCGGCTCGTTCGGCGCGGAGTATCGCTGGTGCGGTGAGTGGAGGGTGCGAGCCGCGGCACTACAGTCCAGTGACGCGAGACCAGCGACGTGTGTTAGACGAGTCTCCAACGATCAGGCACTG GTGGTTGATGGTGATGAAGACACAGAATTATATGGACCTCCACAGTATTCACCTTCAAGAATAGCTCCCGAT GCTGACCTAACTCCGGCAGACACGCAGGAGGAAATGGAGGACGATTTGCCGGAAGATGACAAGATTGTACCACAAGAAGAGACTCCTAAATGTAACGGACTTGTGGAAGCGAGCGCAGAA ACGCGGATTATGGCTTTAAAAGCAAGAATTCGTGAATTGGAGCGAAAAGCCAATCGTGGGGGAGAG ATGAAATGTCTGATCTGCTTGGGAGCGTACGCGTCTCCTACCGTGTCTATACAATGCTGGCATGTGTATTGCGAA GTATGTTGGCTACAGTCGCTACGCGCAAAGAAAATCTGTCCACAATGTAACGCGATCACCACAGCACAACATTTAAGAAgaatttatatgtaa
- the LOC142985638 gene encoding uncharacterized protein LOC142985638: MEKLQMCRICLAADVRQQIILNTHLQEIFEKLTDVPLETEDNKPTVVCFICCSRLQSCYELRQNCLRSEMLFTQLLGGHELKPLQVYSLASKLVISPVVNWDITADVEETEVVKKEEIKSLPVKIEHNQAIAHESTEQNSIEFDNNDNTQSSDPEDDIPLKLIKTEPRVKKKRVRVRKKEKDDVKPLIIDAHEIILTREEQESNLRARCKSLNYTLSPFKCELCYKGFVDENAYMNHKLKHDERSGCYACEICHMRYRSKQHLRTHVSSAHSRLFRCNKCGHTTHTANQARVHEKWHNGYTYECQLCSHKFKKPTSYLSHMRKRHPTEHVCNICGESFVGKHGLMMHKSKTHNNGELIKESADEPASDRYCNDCDIQFYTKDAWKRHILYSVKHTLKNESSTECSICGWRGRGDTLAVHLKEHCRSLKLKRPVTHVADKLHCHCPQCGQKYKSRSKLQAHINRIHLGLKYNKNIVCEVCGIHCTSNARLKYHQRTHTGERPYSCNTCGKHFSDSNQLRIHTRTHTGEKPYVCAVCGKRFTQKPALNRHYRVHTGDKPYSCQFCSRTFSQSNSVKLHVRTVHLKLPANNRKKTQQKIEIEIQIEDGN, from the exons ATGGAGAAGCTTCAAATGTGTCGGATTTGTTTAGCAGCCGATGTGCgccaacaaataatattaaatacgcATCTTCAAGAGATATTTGAAAAGCTAACTGACGTACCT TTGGAAACCGAAGACAATAAGCCAACAGTAGTATGTTTCATTTGCTGCTCACGTCTTCAAAGCTGTTATGAGTTAAGACAGAACTGTTTAAGGAGTGAGATGCTGTTCACACAGCTGCTCGGTGGACATGAG TTGAAACCTCTTCAAGTGTACTCATTAGCCAGCAAGTTAGTTATAAGTCCAGTCGTCAACTGGGACATAACGGCTGATGTAGAAGAAACCGAAGTTGTtaagaaagaagaaataaaatctctACCAGTTAAAATAGAACATAATCAAg CTATAGCACATGAAAGTACAGAACAGAATAGTATAGAGTTTGATAACAATGATAACACGCAATCTTCTGACCCAGAAGACGATATTCCTCTTAAATTGATCAAGACTGAGCCCAGAGTGAAGAAGAAGAGAGTTAGAGTGAGAAAGAAGGAGAAAGATGATGTTAAac CACTAATAATAGATGCCCACGAGATAATTCTAACGAGAGAGGAACAAGAATCGAACCTGCGAGCTCGGTGCAAGTCGTTGAACTATACTCTGTCACCGTTCAAATGTGAATTATGTTATAAAGGATTTGTAGATGAGAATGCTTATATGAATCATAAGTTGAAACACGATGAG CGTAGTGGTTGTTACGCGTGCGAGATATGCCATATGCGTTACCGCAGTAAGCAACATTTGCGTACTCACGTGAGTAGCGCTCACTCGAGACTGTTCCGGTGTAATAAGTGTGGACACACGACACATACTGC tAATCAAGCGAGGGTTCACGAGAAATGGCACAACGGTTATACGTACGAATGTCAACTGTGCAGTCACAAGTTCAA AAAGCCGACATCATATCTCTCGCATATGCGTAAGCGACATCCTACTGAGCATGTGTGTAACATATGCGGAGAGAGCTTCGTCGGTAAACATGGACTTATGATGCATAAGAGTAAAACGCATAACAATGGCGAGCTT ATAAAGGAGAGCGCAGACGAGCCGGCGTCAGATCGTTACTGCAACGACTGTGATATACAGTTCTATACGAAAGACGCTTGGAAGAGACATATATTGTATTCTGTTAAACATACGCTCAAGAATGAATCCag CACTGAGTGCAGTATCTGCGGGTGGCGCGGTCGCGGCGACACTCTCGCCGTGCACCTGAAGGAGCACTGCCGGAGCCTGAAACTGAAGCGACCTGTAACACACGTGGCCGACAAACTGCACTGTCACTGTCCACAG tGTGGTCAGAAATACAAGAGTCGTTCTAAACTACAAGCTCACATAAATAGAATTCATTTAggtttgaaatataataagaatattgtgTGCGAAGTTTGTGGGATACATTGTACG TCAAACGCCCGTCTAAAATATCACCAGCGCACTCACACAGGCGAGCGGCCCTACTCCTGCAACACATGCGGCAAGCACTTCTCAGACAGCAACCAACTGCGTATACACACACGCACGCATACGGGCGAGAAACCTTACGTGTGTGCCGTGTGCGGGAAACGGTTCACGCAGAAACCTGCGCTCAATAGACATTATAGG GTCCACACAGGTGACAAGCCGTATTCCTGCCAGTTTTGTTCTAGAACCTTCAGTCAGTCAAACTCAGTGAAACTTCACGTTAGAACAGTTCACCTCAAACTTCCCGCCAATAATCGTAAGAAGACGCAACAAAAGATCGAAATTGAAATACAGATTGAAGATggcaattaa
- the LOC142985637 gene encoding uncharacterized protein LOC142985637 produces MYVNQLDFVCNYCSRTFTRKYNLQTHIENCHINSTSHCDICGQNFGSPAGLQQHLTRGHNSTGQPFPECDICGRIFTRKQNIMSHMITVHLQGLGDDIRCRMCDKTFTTERNLKRHINQQHNPNVEYPTCYYCNKVFRGKHSLITHIQSVHNINEKDVVKCHLCEKVYTNTRNLKRHIEMFHGEKGEFKCDICPKVYTSNQSLRRHLRTAHSTDSMEQFNCQFCNKIIIGRENFDSHVQYHHYDTVKVEMKTEEICCEICQQIYEEESQLRQHIKLEHSFKDFYKYCKTVLLKQYGTEFLHNIYNCEYCQHAFPTVYELKDHMRINHDTEYSLSTCNVCFNKFYCKETMIAHKKVCLPPPNVNSCCHCDKLFTDISSLEFHTRIFHPQAQIADSKISSTNIEEDAFKCEHCDRVYYSDRSLKHHIKLKHTTDEQVECEICNKICSNKYYLASHIKIVHNNDSWSRCEYCDKQFKSKRNIRRHIEYTHLGMQRYKCIECETLFKEKRSLRKHVRTKHPNSAAFPQCHICHKRFESAKSCKIHLKLLHSFNMNTYPCHLCSVSFSSNEALNIHLNTKHLAEDQIYKCEECNLVFKGQERFDSHNEVCHVNLVPNIKQKVLPRCILCMKDFSTRKTLKRHIKKFHNDFEVDELANFGSRRRTFTIECEDCIKNFNDDFHYNVYQKIKHLRDSVVFKCESCHSSYNALEYAIQRYKMSNGDAAKSKTILSELCVAEMSEEDPDYSGFGMLHDLPESTTDELQIKLEPLDYLIEEDDIKAEPTSP; encoded by the coding sequence ATGTATGTCAATCAATTAGACTTTGTCTGCAATTATTGTTCAAGAacatttacaagaaaatacaaTCTACAGACTCATATAGAAAACTGCCATATCAATTCTACAAGTCATTGTGATATATGCGGTCAGAATTTTGGCAGTCCAGCCGGGCTACAGCAACATTTAACTCGAGGCCATAACAGTACAGGCCAACCGTTCCCGGAATGCGATATTTGTGGAAGAATCTTCACTAGGAAGCAGAATATCATGTCTCATATGATAACAGTCCACTTACAAGGTTTGGGAGATGATATAAGATGCCGTATGTGTGATAAAACGTTTACTACGGAACGTAATTTGAAAAGACATATTAATCAACAGCACAACCCAAATGTTGAATATCCAACTTGCTATTATTGTAACAAAGTATTTAGAGGAAAGCATTCCTTAATCACTCATATCCAATCGgttcataatattaatgaaaaagaCGTAGTAAAGTGCCATCTATGTGAAAAGGTTTACACTAACACAAGGAATTTGAAACGTCACATTGAAATGTTTCATGGAGAGAAAGGTGAATTCAAATGTGATATTTGCCCAAAAGTTTATACCTCAAATCAGAGTTTAAGAAGGCATCTACGTACAGCGCATAGTACGGACAGTATGGAACAATTTAACTgtcaattttgtaataaaattataatcggGAGAGAAAATTTCGACAGTCATGTTCAATATCATCACTATGACACGGTTAAAGTAGAAATGAAGACCGAAGAGATTTGCTGTGAAATATGCCAACAGATCTACGAAGAAGAGAGTCAATTACGGCAACATATAAAATTAGAGCAttcattcaaagatttttataagTACTGTAAAACAGTCTTACTGAAACAATATGGGACGgaatttttacacaatatttataattgtgaGTACTGCCAACATGCTTTTCCTACGGTCTATGAACTTAAAGACCATATGCGGATTAATCATGATACGGAATACTCTTTATCTACATGTAATGTGTGcttcaacaaattttattgtaaagaaaCAATGATAGCTCATAAGAAAGTCTGTCTGCCACCTCCGAACGTAAACTCCTGTTGTCATTGCGATAAGCTTTTCACAGACATATCCAGTTTAGAATTTCATACCAGGATATTTCATCCTCAAGCTCAAATAGCTGATTCGAAAATTTCATCAACCAATATTGAAGAAGATGCGTTTAAATGCGAACATTGTGACCGGGTGTACTACAGCGATAGGTCTTTAAAAcatcatattaaattaaaacacactACTGACGAACAAGTAGAATGTgaaatttgtaacaaaatatgcAGCAACAAATATTATCTCGCGTCTCATATAAAAATCGTCCATAATAACGATTCCTGGTCGCGCTGCGAGTATTGTGATAAGCAATTTAAATCGAAGCGAAACATTCGTAGGCACATAGAATATACTCATCTAGGAATGCAAAGATATAAGTGTATTGAATGCGAAACTTTATTTAAAGAGAAACGCAGTTTACGTAAACATGTTAGGACTAAACATCCTAATTCCGCCGCGTTCCCACAATGCCACATTTGTCATAAACGATTCGAGTCAGCGAAGTcttgtaaaatacatttaaaactactACATTCGTTCAACATGAACACATACCCTTGCCATTTATGCTCAGTATCCTTCAGTTCCAATGAGGcgttaaatatacatttaaatacgaAACATTTAGCAGAAGATCAAATTTACAAATGCGAGGAATGTAATCTAGTTTTCAAAGGACAGGAACGATTTGACAGCCATAATGAAGTCTGTCACGTGAATTTAGTCCCAAATATAAAACAGAAAGTTTTACCACGATGTATACTTTGTATGAAAGACTTCAGTACGcgtaaaactttaaaaagacATATCAAAAAATTCCATAATGATTTCGAAGTGGACGAGCTAGCGAATTTCGGCTCCCGCCGCCGTACTTTCACAATTGAATGCGAAGACTGCATAAAAAATTTCAACGACGATTTTCATTACAACGTTtatcagaaaataaaacatttgcgTGATTCTGTGGTCTTCAAATGTGAGTCATGTCATTCTTCATACAATGCTTTAGAATACGCGATTCAGAGATATAAAATGTCAAACGGAGATGCGGCTAAAAGTAAGACAATTTTAAGTGAACTGTGTGTCGCGGAAATGAGTGAAGAAGATCCGGATTATTCCGGTTTCGGTATGCTACATGATCTACCAGAGAGTACGACGGATGAGTTGCAAATAAAACTGGAACCTTTAGATTATTTGATTGAAGAAGATGATATAAAAGCTGAGCCCACTTCGCCTTAG